In one Massilia endophytica genomic region, the following are encoded:
- a CDS encoding EamA family transporter, producing MNYLYIALTIFLTVFGQIAIKMQVAQAGALPADPADKLAFLMRLLLNPWIIAAFAAAFLASVSWMGAMTKFQLSHAYPFMSLNFVIVLLLSAWLFHEPLSTARVVGVALICLGTVIASQG from the coding sequence ATGAACTATCTCTATATCGCACTGACCATTTTCCTGACCGTCTTCGGCCAGATCGCCATCAAGATGCAGGTGGCCCAGGCGGGCGCGCTGCCTGCCGATCCGGCCGACAAGCTGGCCTTCCTCATGCGCCTGCTGCTCAACCCCTGGATCATTGCCGCCTTCGCCGCCGCCTTCCTCGCTTCCGTGTCCTGGATGGGCGCCATGACCAAGTTCCAGCTGAGCCATGCCTACCCGTTCATGAGCCTCAACTTCGTGATCGTGCTGCTCCTGAGCGCATGGCTGTTTCACGAACCCCTCTCGACCGCCCGAGTCGTGGGCGTCGCGCTGATCTGCCTCGGCACCGTCATCGCCTCACAAGGATAA